A window of the Dyadobacter pollutisoli genome harbors these coding sequences:
- the fucP gene encoding L-fucose:H+ symporter permease has protein sequence MTDRKTRLAIILITSLFFLWGFALNLNPILIPHLKKACQLSDFQSALIDSASYIAYFLVALPAGLFMKKYGYKAGITLGLILFASGTFLFYPAAEMRHFGFFLIALFIIASGLTMLETAANPYITVLGDADSATQRLNFAQSFNGLAAFLAPLMGGTFILSGKTLSEQEQHAMSGEQLDSYLNAEAASVQMPFIVIGLVVLFVAIMIWRTALPEIKEEKETGNKVSGSIWEEKNLILGIAAQFFYVGAQVCISSFFIRFSDKVAGIDEKTAAYLLSGAFLSFMIGRFIGTYLMRFVAPPRLLAIYSVVCVSLLIIAVLTKGMVSVYCLVSVQFFMSIMFPTIFALSIRGLGEKTKIGSSMVIMAIVGGAIFPVIMGQVSDVSSIQTAYIVPAVCFLVVLYFAVKNNSIKTVTLGTAH, from the coding sequence ATGACCGATCGTAAAACGCGGCTGGCAATTATTCTGATCACTTCTCTATTTTTTCTCTGGGGTTTTGCCCTCAATCTTAACCCGATCCTAATTCCACACCTTAAAAAAGCCTGTCAGCTCAGTGACTTTCAATCGGCCCTAATCGATTCTGCCTCTTACATTGCGTATTTTCTGGTAGCACTCCCGGCGGGGCTTTTTATGAAAAAGTATGGATACAAGGCCGGTATCACACTTGGACTGATCCTTTTTGCATCCGGTACATTTCTATTTTACCCCGCAGCGGAAATGCGGCATTTTGGCTTTTTCCTAATTGCATTGTTCATTATCGCCAGCGGACTGACCATGCTGGAAACCGCCGCCAATCCGTACATTACCGTTCTCGGAGACGCCGATTCAGCAACCCAGCGACTCAATTTTGCACAGTCTTTCAATGGCTTAGCAGCATTTCTGGCCCCATTAATGGGCGGGACCTTTATTCTTTCCGGGAAAACACTTTCGGAACAGGAGCAGCATGCAATGTCCGGCGAACAGCTTGACAGCTACCTCAATGCAGAAGCTGCCTCGGTACAAATGCCTTTCATCGTGATCGGGCTGGTTGTACTTTTTGTGGCGATTATGATCTGGCGTACAGCACTTCCGGAAATTAAGGAAGAAAAAGAAACCGGAAACAAAGTGAGCGGCTCCATTTGGGAAGAAAAAAACCTGATCCTCGGTATCGCAGCGCAGTTTTTCTACGTCGGTGCGCAGGTTTGTATCAGCAGTTTTTTCATTCGATTCTCCGATAAAGTCGCAGGCATTGATGAAAAAACGGCAGCATACTTGTTGTCCGGAGCATTTCTGAGCTTTATGATAGGCCGCTTTATCGGCACCTATCTCATGCGCTTTGTCGCCCCACCCCGTTTACTTGCTATTTATAGTGTTGTTTGTGTTAGTTTGCTCATCATTGCAGTGCTTACCAAAGGTATGGTGTCGGTATATTGTTTGGTTAGCGTGCAGTTTTTCATGTCCATTATGTTCCCTACAATTTTCGCTCTGAGCATCAGAGGATTGGGCGAAAAAACTAAGATTGGCTCTTCAATGGTCATTATGGCGATAGTCGGTGGAGCGATTTTTCCAGTAATCATGGGGCAGGTTTCAGACGTTTCGTCCATACAAACAGCTTACATT
- a CDS encoding AraC family transcriptional regulator, which yields MKPQLLKVPTAPAYSFSVRQDKIPNLNNRWHYHPEIELIHFHRGSGTQFVGDSIKRFGKGDIVLVGSNLPHYWRDDEQDLNKSPYSTVIHFSPDFWGDRFLELAENKPIRQILEKAQRGLLLSGGLHQKVALLMDKILRAEGTDRIIVLLEMLLCVSRSDDYSELSSMGYQSDLSESDSDRINAIYNYTLSRFNQKITLSEIAGVAGMVPNAFCRYFKSRTGKTYSQFLTEIRVGHSCRLLMESDISIKQLCFESGFMNFSCFHKRFKSVTGQSPQGYRHAFIHAGKQ from the coding sequence ATGAAGCCACAATTGTTAAAGGTTCCGACTGCTCCGGCTTACTCTTTCAGCGTACGTCAGGATAAGATTCCAAACCTCAACAACCGCTGGCATTACCACCCTGAAATTGAACTGATCCATTTTCACCGGGGCTCGGGAACGCAGTTTGTCGGAGACAGTATCAAGCGTTTTGGGAAAGGAGACATTGTTTTGGTGGGTAGTAACCTGCCGCATTACTGGCGCGACGATGAGCAGGATCTCAACAAGTCGCCATATTCCACAGTTATCCATTTTTCCCCTGATTTTTGGGGCGATCGCTTCCTGGAACTGGCTGAGAATAAGCCTATCAGGCAAATTCTGGAAAAAGCGCAGAGAGGCTTGCTGCTATCGGGCGGGTTGCATCAAAAAGTTGCTTTGCTAATGGACAAAATCCTCCGTGCGGAGGGGACGGACCGGATTATAGTTCTCCTTGAAATGTTGTTGTGTGTTTCCCGTTCAGATGATTACTCGGAGTTATCGTCAATGGGGTATCAGAGTGATCTTTCGGAGTCGGACAGCGACCGTATCAATGCGATTTACAATTATACATTGAGCCGTTTTAATCAAAAGATCACATTGAGTGAAATAGCCGGGGTGGCGGGAATGGTGCCCAATGCATTTTGTCGCTATTTTAAGTCGCGAACGGGCAAAACATATTCACAATTTCTGACAGAGATCAGGGTAGGGCACTCATGCAGGCTGCTGATGGAAAGTGATATCAGCATTAAGCAACTTTGTTTTGAAAGCGGTTTTATGAATTTCAGCTGCTTTCATAAACGGTTCAAATCCGTAACAGGGCAGAGTCCGCAAGGCTACCGGCATGCCTTTATTCACGCCGGCAAGCAATGA